The following proteins are encoded in a genomic region of Cercospora beticola chromosome 8, complete sequence:
- a CDS encoding uncharacterized protein (antiSMASH:Cluster_3), with the protein MGLFSSSARNDVADPTSRGAYELVENRDPTATSSSSHIRLRSIAESDEIQEEEPTPHEKLTLRRVPDNLPWAAFLVAIVELCERFTYYGLSGPFQNYISNKYHDPNGLPGALGLGQGGATALTNLFQFWCYVTPVIGAVVADQVWGKYRTIFWSAVVYLVGVAVLFVTSLPMSIEMGLAMPGLIAAMAIIGLATGGIKSNVSPMIAEQYRNTKLFVRTTKSGERVIVDPAATIQRIYMIFYLCINIGSLSPIATTLMEARLGFWSAYLLCLCMFVVGFGILVSGNDKYVHTPPAGSIIPKAIKVCLIGLRKRDLDAAKPQFQPKGSVDWDGVFVEEVKRALVACKVFLFFPVYWLAYGQMLNNFVSMAGKMELHGIPNDIMQNIDPITIIIFIPFCDKILYPGLRRMGIKFKPITRITFGFMFAAAGILWAAALQKGIYMSGPCYDKPMNCEAGLREDGTYAPNKVNVLWQTPSYILIGMSEIFAAVTGLEYAYTKAPPNMKSFIMSLFLLTNAGGAALGAFISPWAKDPTLVWVYLTLSGVCGDACWIFWLWFRSLNKKEDELNELDQDKEIDP; encoded by the exons ATGGGCCTCTTCAGCTCCTCCGCAAGAAACGATGTCGCAGATCCAACATCTCGCGGCGCATACGAACTCGTAGAAAACCGCGACCCAACAGCaacttcatcttcctctcaCATCCGCCTCCGCTCGATCGCCGAATCCGACGAAatccaagaagaagaacccaCTCCCCACGAAAAACTCACTCTCCGCCGCGTACCCGACAATCTCCCCTGGGCCGCTTTCCTCGTCGCCATAGTCGAGTTGTGCGAACGTTTCACCTATTACGGCCTTTCCGGACCTTTTCAGAATTACATTTCAAACAAGTATCATGATCCTAATGGTTTACCCGGCGCACTTGGACTTGGCCAAGGCGGTGCGACGGCTTTGACGAATTTGTTTCAGTTTTGGTGTTATGTCACGCCGGTCATTGGAGCTGTCGTGGCGGATCAGGTTTGGGGGAAGTATCGCACGATTTTTTGGAGTGCAGTTGTGTATCTTGTTGGGGTGGCGGTGTTGTTTGTGACGAGTTTGCCGATGAGTATTGAGATGGGGTTGGCGATGCCGGGGTTGATTGCCGCTATG GCTATCATTGGTCTGGCTACAGGCGGCATTAAGAGTAATGTCTCCCCCATGATTGCGGAACAATATAGGAATACCAAACTCTTCGTACGAACGACAAAGTCTGGGGAGCGAGTTATCGTGGATCCGGCTGCAACGATTCAGAGGATCTACATGATTTTCTACCTCTGCATCAACATCGGCTCTCTTTCGCCGATCGCGACCACTCTCATGGAAGCCCGACTTGGATTCTGGTCAGCTTATCTTCTGTGCCTGTGCATGTTTGTGGTCGGCTTCGGAATCTTGGTCTCAGGCAATGACAAGTATGTGCACACTCCGCCAGCCGGATCAATAATACCAAAAGCGATCAAGGTCTGCTTGATCGGGCTGAGAAAGCGGGATCTTGACGCCGCGAAGCCTCAATTTCAGCCCAAAGGAAGTGTCGACTGGGACGGCGTGTTTGTagaggaggtgaagagagCACTCGTGGCGTGCAaagtcttcctcttcttcccggTCTACTGGCTCGCCTACGGACAAATGCTCAACAATTTCGTCTCAATGGCAGGGAAGATGGAACTACACGGAATCCCGAACGACATCATGCAGAACATTGATCCTATCACGATCATCATTTTCATCCCGTTCTGCGACAAGATCCTGTATCCTGGACTCAGGCGGATGGGCATCAAATTCAAACCGATCACTCGCATCACTTTCGGCTTTATGTTTGCAGCCGCTGGTATCCTCTGGGCTGCAGCTCTTCAAAAGGGCATCTACATGAGCGGTCCATGCTACGACAAGCCGATGAACTGCGAAGCTGGCCTCAGAGAGGACGGAACGTACGCACCTAACAAGGTGAATGTGCTCTGGCAAACGCCTTCATATATTCTTATTGGAATGAGCGAGATCTTTGCAGCTGTCACTGGACTGGAATATGCTTACACCAAAGCTCCACCAAACATGAAATCTTTCATTATGAGCTTGTTCTTGCTTACGAATGCAGGTGGTGCTGCGTTGGGAGCATTCATTAGTCCTTGGGCGAAGGACCCGACTCTAGTGTGGGTGTATCTCACTTTGTCCGGGGTTTGCGGTGATGCATGTTGGATCTTTTGGCTCTGGTTCCGAAGTCTGAATAAGAAGGAAGATGAGCTGAATGAGCTGGATCAGGATAAGGAGATAGATCCGTGA
- a CDS encoding uncharacterized protein (BUSCO:EOG09262MFL~antiSMASH:Cluster_3) yields the protein MSNRLARTASSLSLHTTSCNAIRSPRPCIVAKWLQSRRNLTTSPLAANQQDTAAVPLRKHLKDEAKRKKAEAKLSSTKIAKSDPRLDKWELTVGIEIHAELNTACKLFSNAPALSGEENGGAANTKVALFDAALPGTQPQFQVATLLPALRAAIALDCDVQRKSGWDRKHYFHWDQPNGYQITQYYEPFARNGQLVLTADDGVPQSDLNGAESLEIGIKQIQMEQDTAKTTSHGVSTYHIDLNRAGHPLIEIITLPHIHSPQTAAAVVRKIQSTLKSVDACTTGMELGGLRADVNVSIRERGTSGTSSYSGVSGLGQRTEIKNLSSFKAVEDAIIAERDRQISVLEAGGVVEGETRGWTLGATETTRLRGKEGEVDYRYMPDADLPPLLVGEDLVEYLKSTLPELPDDTMKRVIGSYGLSLKDAKTIVALDDGDRLEFMEETVELLKEKLAGTEHGAQHKLGKAVGNWVLHELGGLLDASVIWDEVSVTPQELADIISNLFRKQITARTAKQLLATLYETPTSDVRPSVEQLIEAGNLRLRPLSEEEYSSLIQAIMDENPDKVTAVRDKGQKGKIMWFVGQMVRRGEEGTVEPEMAKQIAERMLG from the exons ATGAGCAATCGCCTTGCGCGTACAGCAAGCTCGCTGTCCCTTCACACAACATCATGCAATGCCATCCGTTCTCCTCGACCCTGCATCGTCGCCAAATGGCTCCAATCCCGCCGAAACTTGACGACATCACCTCTCGCTGCCAACCAGCAGGATACGGCTGCCGTTCCGCTTCGCAAACACCTCAAAGATGAAGCGAAACGCAAAAAGGCGGAAGCCAAATTGTCCAGCACCAAAATAGCCAAATCAGATCCGAGGTTGGACAAATGGGAGCTCACAGTGGGAATTGAGATCCACGCCGAGTTGAACACCGCTTGCAAGCTGTTCTCCAATGCGCCGGCACTGTCAGGCGAGGAAAATGGAGGAGCAGCCAACACCAAAGTTGCGCTATTTGATGCTGCTTTGCCAGGTACACAGCCACAGTTCCAAGTAGCGACATTGCTGCCTGCGTTGCGTGCTGCAATTGCATTGGATTGCGATGTGCAGAGGAAGAGTGGGTGGGATCGAAAGCACTACTTTCACTGGGATCAGCCAAACGGATATCAGATCACACAGTACTACG AACCGTTTGCGAGAAATGGCCAGCTCGTCCTCACTGCGGATGATGGTGTTCCACAATCTGACTTGAATGGCGCGGAGAGCTTAGAAATTGGTATCAAGCAGATTCAGATGGAACAGGACACCGCGAAAACCACCTCACATGGCGTATCCACGTACCATATCGATCTGAACCGAGCTGGGCACCCACTGATTGAGATCATCACCTTACCGCACATCCATTCCCCGCAGACCGCCGCAGCTGTTGTGCGAAAAATCCAGTCTACTCTCAAGAGCGTGGACGCCTGCACGACAGGCATGGAACTTGGCGGTCTGAGAGCAGACGTCAATGTCTCGATTCGAGAGCGCGGAACTAGCGGAACATCTTCATACAGTGGTGTCAGTGGATTGGGACAAAGAACTGAGATCAAGAATTTGTCTTCGTTCAAGGCAGTCGAAGATGCCATCATCGCAGAAAGAGACAGACAGATCTCCGTTTTGGAGGCAGGCGGCGTCGTCGAGGGTGAGACCAGGGGCTGGACTCTGGGCGCGACGGAGACTACGAGGTTGAGAGGCAAAGAGGGCGAAGTAGACTATCGCTATATGCCTGATGCGGATCTCCCACCATTACTGGTCGGCGAGGATCTCGTGGAATATCTGAAAAGCACGCTGCCAGAACTCCCAGACGATACGATGAAGAGAGTGATTGGAAGCTATGGACTGAGCTTGAAAGATGCAAAAACAATAGTGGCACTGGACGATGGAGATCGTTTGGAGTTCATGGAGGAGACGGTCGAGttgttgaaggagaagttggcTGGCACTGAACATGGTGCTCAGCACAAGCTCGGCAAAGCTGTAGGCAATTGGGTATTGCACGAATTGGGAGGTCTTTTGGATGCTTCTGTCATTTGGGACGAAGTGTCCGTTACGCCGCAAGAGCTGGCCGACATCATCAGCAATTTGTTTCGAAAGCAGATCACAGCGCGGACCGCGAAGCAATTGCTCGCCACTTTGTACGAAACTCCCACTTCGGACGTCCGGCCCTCCGTGGAACAGCTCATCGAGGCTGGCAACCTGCGCCTGCGGCCATTGTCCGAGGAAGAATACTCCTCTCTGATACAGGCCATCATGGACGAGAACCCGGACAAGGTCACTGCGGTAAGAGATAAAGGTCAAAAGGGCAAGATCATGTGGTTCGTCGGTCAGATGGTACGAAGAGGCGAGGAAGGGACCGTGGAGCCCGAGATGGCGAAACAAATCGCGGAGAGAATGCTTGGGTGA
- a CDS encoding uncharacterized protein (antiSMASH:Cluster_3), with the protein MDETKISSTTLPESGGPVALTDDDAVETGPTKTPTKPSSDAQSAANPLQSFIDKGLHFLSTASNETLGACLVGLGATTYVVLGRVGLVIIGVAGGVVLHATWDGSRGDRGDETKRAEADRRREAGVDVVKRVLEWRTNSREQSSQETEDGSRVYASQALDYSSFGPEAAAALDAFTTAVIKDYVHYWYDATLPGEESFPMSCRRTFTAFILSLSGHLQRKRAADAFLDFVTNASSIIIVLLNELATALNASPTSTPEEAISTYLQMKPDSSLAYMIDQGSQKIKLAEAAEDILQAYLDPKSYNCPPVHSFLKEVLAQLVLGYTITKCSDPAWINDWIVYGLEESETAKEVMDIVDAGVEGRASVETPKVAEKLKQEPEDQSRRESASAAAHRRKMSRAEEAMDEAMREAKRLTELMIEEDNRRAQQEKEKDTSTSASVSNIADSAEGSTQGVPTPTSSESERDRQSEDTRSIADSSVTAESKHSHASTPSTQFTNFDQIVPKVQPTALSDSPTTETPIKKAPVLTLHNAKISIFDDSVPGERASIKAKPNNDLLVQIEPANSAFPGWMIVRRYADFETLHEVLRRISVITGSHFTEKHNELPKWKVHTKASLRAELENYLADAVRFQSLAESEGMRRFLDKDQGMNKSPSGNKGFGWPTPDAFGKFGGDMMNVLTKAPKQVAGGVAGGGKAVFGGVSGLVGAVGNVGKKAGQSTTSLSRSATSNSLDNTSRAASNNRSSMQLAGQGFMTDSYLGTMDVARESQDSFRAPSEPVSDRQQSTDEPRPAPSASSSRPASLLSPDEFVSATTLSPAASTSHLPTTLEETENSLKTIDLPPPPSEMPADYGSPIAHNRSRTNTGTRSPARSLKMSQVIDSDTLQPPATPQRVQIGGSTAASPAKKEDRQKTPLTDRETAVAVELMFAVISELYTLSGAWQIRKTLLTAAKTYLLRPGNPQLGTIRDLLQSSLLDANLSDSGLAHQICKLRENTLPTPEELEIWARDYPEKTVEQKEELRIKARKLLVTKGMPQALTSVMGAAASGEALGKVFDCLQLPGVSRAMIFGLLLQALRIITH; encoded by the coding sequence ATGGACGAAACGAAGATCAGCTCGACCACGCTGCCGGAGAGCGGTGGCCCCGTGGCATTgaccgacgacgatgcaGTCGAAACGGGACCCACCAAAACGCCGACGAAGCCATCTTCAGACGCGCAGTCTGCAGCAAACCCGTTGCAGTCCTTCATTGACAAAGGACTGCACTTCTTATCCACGGCCAGTAACGAGACATTGGGAGCATGCTTGGTGGGATTGGGCGCAACAACGTACGTTGTGCTCGGAAGAGTCGGACTAGTAATTATTGGCGTCGCTGGCGGCGTGGTTCTGCATGCGACGTGGGACGGGTCGAGAGGGGACAGAGGAGACGAAACAAAGCGTGCAGAGGCAGACCGGAGACGAGAGGCCGGCGTAGATGTGGTCAAGAGAGTGCTCGAGTGGCGGACGAATAGCAGAGAACAGTCCTCCCAGGAGACAGAAGACGGTAGCAGGGTGTATGCGAGCCAGGCGCTCGACTATTCATCTTTTGGCCCAGAAGCGGCGGCTGCGCTGGACGCCTTCACCACCGCTGTGATCAAAGACTATGTTCATTACTGGTACGATGCCACTCTACCAGGCGAGGAAAGCTTTCCGATGTCCTGTCGGCGAACATTTACTGCCTTCATCTTGTCACTTTCTGGCCATCTCCAACGCAAACGAGCCGCCGATGCCTTCCTAGATTTCGTCACCAATGCGAGTTCCATCATTATTGTTCTCTTGAACGAGCTGGCCACGGCCCTCAACGCTTCGCCCACATCCACTCCGGAAGAAGCGATCAGCACATATTTACAAATGAAGCCGGACAGCAGTCTGGCATACATGATCGACCAAGGCTCCCAGAAGATCAAACTGGCTGAAGCAGCTGAAGACATCCTGCAGGCATATCTCGATCCGAAATCCTACAACTGCCCGCCCGTTCATAGCTTCTTGAAAGAGGTTCTCGCCCAATTGGTCCTTGGATACACAATCACGAAATGCTCCGACCCAGCCTGGATCAACGATTGGATAGTCTATGGTTTGGAAGAGTCGGAAACAGCGAAAGAGGTGATGGACATCGTGGATGCTGGTGTCGAGGGACGAGCAAGTGTCGAGACGCCCAAAGTCgccgagaagctgaagcaagAGCCTGAAGATCAGAGCAGGCGGGAAAGCGCGAGTGCTGCAGCACACAGGCGAAAGATGAGTCGCGCGGAAGAAGCAATGGATGAGGCGATGCGCGAAGCTAAAAGATTGACGGAGCTCATGATCGAGGAAGACAATCGAAGAGCGcagcaagagaaggagaaggacacGAGTACCAGCGCATCTGTGTCCAACATTGCGGACAGTGCAGAGGGCTCAACACAAGGCGTGCCCACGCCAACATCCAGTGAAAGCGAGCGCGATCGTCAGTCAGAGGATACTAGGTCGATAGCTGACAGCTCTGTCACCGCAGAAAGCAAGCACAGCCACGCGAGCACACCTAGCACCCAGTTCACCAACTTCGATCAGATTGTACCCAAGGTTCAACCCACTGCGCTGAGCGATAGTCCTACCACAGAGACGCCTATCAAGAAAGCACCGGTTTTGACACTGCACAACGCCAAGATCAGTATCTTCGATGACAGTGTTCCAGGCGAACGAGCATCGATCAAAGCCAAACCAAACAATGATCTTCTCGTCCAGATCGAGCCCGCCAATTCCGCATTCCCGGGTTGGATGATCGTACGCAGATACGCTGATTTTGAAACACTTCATGAAGTACTGAGACGCATCTCTGTCATTACCGGATCACATTTCACCGAGAAGCACAACGAGCTTCCGAAGTGGAAGGTACACACCAAAGCCTCGCTGCGAGCTGAGCTTGAGAATTACCTCGCGGACGCTGTGCGCTTCCAGAGCTTAGCTGAGAGCGAGGGCATGAGGCGCTTCCTCGACAAGGACCAAGGGATGAACAAGTCTCCGAGCGGCAATAAGGGATTTGGCTGGCCAACTCCTGATGCATTTGGCAAGTTCGGAGGCGATATGATGAACGTTCTCACAAAGGCGCCGAAACAAGTCGCTGGAGGAGTTGCGGGAGGTGGCAAAGCCGTTTTCGGTGGTGTTTCAGGACTGGTTGGTGCCGTTGGCAATGTGGGCAAGAAAGCAGGGCAGTCGACgactagcctaagtaggtcTGCGACGAGTAACAGCCTTGACAACACATCCCGAGCAGCTAGCAACAACCGCTCCAGCATGCAACTTGCCGGGCAAGGCTTCATGACTGACAGCTATCTCGGCACTATGGATGTGGCTAGGGAAAGTCAGGACTCGTTCCGCGCACCATCAGAACCTGTGTCCGACAGACAACAAAGCACTGACGAACCACGACCAGCACCAAGTGCTTCCTCAAGCCGCCCAGCCAGCCTTCTCAGCCCCGATGAATTCGTCTCGGCAACAACACTCTCGCCTGCAGCATCGACTTCACACCTGCCTACAACACTGGAGGAGACTGAGAATAGCTTGAAGACCATTGATCTGCCGCCTCCTCCGTCTGAGATGCCTGCTGACTATGGTTCACCAATTGCGCACAACAGGAGTAGGACGAACACCGGCACACGTTCTCCAGCGCGCTCACTCAAGATGTCCCAAGTAATTGATTCAGACACTTTGCAGCCACCTGCGACACCACAAAGAGTCCAGATAGGTGGCTCTACCGCAGCATCTCCCGCCAAGAAAGAGGATCGCCAAAAGACCCCTCTGACAGATCGCGAAACAGCTGTCGCTGTGGAGCTTATGTTTGCTGTCATTTCGGAACTCTACACATTGTCTGGTGCGTGGCAGATCCGCAAGACACTTCTCACAGCAGCAAAGACATATCTACTTCGACCAGGCAACCCGCAGCTCGGCACGATCCGCGATTTGCTGCAGTCTTCACTTCTCGATGCCAATCTGAGCGACTCTGGTCTAGCACACCAGATCTGCAAACTGCGAGAAAACACACTGCCAACTCCAGAAGAACTCGAGATCTGGGCGCGCGACTATCCTGAGAAAACTGtggagcagaaagaagagcttAGGATCAAGGCGCGAAAGCTACTTGTTACAAAAGGTATGCCGCAGGCCTTGACGAGTGTCATGGGCGCAGCAGCCAGTGGTGAGGCGCTTGGCAAGGTCTTCGATTGCCTGCAACTGCCTGGTGTGAGCAGAGCGATGATATTTGGGCTACTCCTTCAAGCGCTCCGAATTATCACGCACTGA
- a CDS encoding uncharacterized protein (antiSMASH:Cluster_3), with amino-acid sequence MATPAPEPLTGKAAEQFDLIKSNLQEVLNPEIIEDVLRKGERPLSIYWGTATTGKPHCGYFVPMLKIAEFLAAGCEVKVLLADVHGFLDNLKAPIDLVVLRAEYYKYCVTAALKAVNVDVSKLKFVLGSTYQTTGESGAKYFMDLLRLSTSVSGHDASKAGSEVVKQVESPPLSSQIYPLMQALDEEYLGVDAQFGGVDQRKIFTLAVEALPRIGFRKRAHLMNPLIPGLQEGGKMSSSDPDSKIDFIDPPEVVKKKVKKAFCPPKQVEGNGVLSFVEFVLLPASALKNNGEPKFVVERRDAEPLVYSNIQKMQEDYAADILQPQTLKPAFTNALLELLAPIQETFQKSAEWKEVEQKAYPPPPAPEKKAKKVKNLGTRFPGAKPAANGEVSTKPDGSLEGPGAQEASVGKTTEDAMNALSVSDEQK; translated from the coding sequence ATGGCGACTCCTGCACCAGAACCGCTGACAGGCAAAGCTGCCGAGCAATTCGACCTCATCAAGAGCAATTTGCAAGAAGTTCTGAACCCAGAAATCATTGAAGATGTTCTGCGGAAGGGCGAGCGGCCACTTAGCATCTACTGGGGCACAGCAACGACCGGAAAGCCTCACTGCGGCTACTTCGTGCCTATGCTGAAGATTGCTGAATTTCTGGCTGCTGGATGCGAAGTCAAGGTTTTGTTGGCAGATGTTCACGGCTTCCTCGACAACCTCAAAGCACCCATTGACTTGGTCGTGCTTCGGGCAGAGTACTACAAGTATTGCGTGACGGCAGCTCTCAAGGCTGTCAATGTCGATGTATCGAAGCTGAAGTTCGTACTTGGTTCGACTTATCAAACCACAGGCGAGTCGGGCGCCAAGTACTTTATGGATCTCCTGCGACTGAGCACATCGGTATCTGGTCACGATGCATCGAAAGCTGGTTCAGAAGTGGTCAAGCAAGTTGAAAGCCCACCTCTCTCTTCACAAATATACCCACTCATGCAAGCACTCGATGAGGAGTATCTGGGCGTGGACGCGCAATTCGGAGGCGTCGATCAGCGCAAGATCTTCACTCTCGCCGTCGAGGCACTCCCACGTATTGGCTTCCGGAAACGCGCACATCTGATGAACCCTCTGATTCCTGGTCTCCAAGAAGGCGGAAAGATGAGCTCCTCAGATCCAGACTCGAAAATCGATTTCATCGACCCACCAGAagttgtgaagaagaaggtcaaaAAGGCATTCTGTCCTCCAAAGCAGGTCGAAGGCAACGGTGTTCTCAGCTTTGTGGAGTTCGTGCTGCTACCCGCTTCTGCATTGAAGAACAATGGCGAGCCCAAGTTTGTTGTGGAGCGACGAGATGCAGAGCCATTGGTCTACTCCAACATCCAAAAAATGCAGGAGGACTACGCAGCAGATATTCTGCAGCCACAAACACTCAAGCCTGCTTTCACTAACGCTCTCCTTGAACTCCTGGCACCTATTCAAGAGACTTTCCAGAAGAGCGCAGAATGGAAGGAGGTCGAGCAGAAAGCatacccaccaccacctgcgccggagaagaaagcgaagaaggtaAAGAATCTTGGAACAAGATTTCCGGGCGCCAAACCAGCTGCAAATGGTGAAGTTAGCACAAAGCCAGATGGCTCACTCGAGGGTCCAGGTGCTCAGGAGGCCAGCGTGGGAAAGACAACAGAAGACGCCATGAATGCACTCAGCGTGAGCGATGAGCAGAAATAG
- a CDS encoding uncharacterized protein (antiSMASH:Cluster_3), with translation MPRQLTISPAPYKSSHLAIPPSPFSPRLPISPPASPPTKQSSKNLVHLERRKAHVKSTTELLPPPSDPLHWLWQCHKCNRVYQLGVTRRCLDDGHLFCAGTTVVKKCRGKNGRVVRRHAACASEFDYQGWKQWGVWRRSVGEQIEAAEALLNAEEAFESVFGPASASPLIPTESKWINGTWMQKAAHARTLSGSLKASKNYWEKSQADLKKDCWERCDYPSECRWGKQYGVKTPTVVSVSPKTSPEAERNTNANAKKTEPKTSFEDILIELAQSAMGTTSTSVDITDLSIVKEEPEEEARSAKEPEYLEALSPTRTQRQKSITEGEITIVSMDDLLDSVKRRKRRSSGQIPSPLGANPPSPTGAEMTVEYIEGLDPLQRSSSANAVPTVSIVEREVETQSSKAVDDMQVDIKKGKVPSLQERAEGFVRGLVIKKR, from the coding sequence ATGCCTCGCCAGCTCACTATCAGCCCGGCCCCTTACAAGTCTTCTCATCTGGCCATACCACCAAGCCCCTTCTCTCCCCGCCTCCCGATCAGTCCTCCTGCATCTCCACCGACAAAGCAGTCCTCCAAGAATCTTGTCCATCTTGAGCGTCGCAAAGCACATGTCAAATCGACGACTGAACTCCTGCCACCACCTTCCGATCCTCTTCATTGGCTTTGGCAATGTCACAAGTGCAACCGCGTCTACCAGCTAGGTGTCACGCGACGCTGTCTCGACGATGGACACCTCTTCTGCGCCGGCACGACTGTGGTCAAGAAATGCCGAGGCAAAAACGGCCGTGTGGTCCGAAGGCACGCGGCTTGTGCTTCGGAGTTCGACTACCAAGGCTGGAAGCAGTGGGGTGTCTGGCGAAGATCCGTTGGCGAGCAGATTGAAGCAGCTGAAGCCCTCTTGAACGCCGAGGAGGCGTTCGAGAGCGTCTTTGGTCCAGCAAGCGCCTCGCCCTTGATCCCAACAGAATCGAAATGGATCAATGGTACCTGGATGCAAAAGGCTGCCCACGCAAGAACTTTGAGCGGCAGTCTGAAAGCTAGCAAGAATTACTGGGAGAAGTCGCAGGCTGATCTCAAGAAAGACTGTTGGGAGCGATGCGATTACCCAAGTGAATGTCGCTGGGGAAAGCAGTACGGTGTCAAGACTCCTACTGTTGTGTCCGTCTCGCCGAAGACCTCACCTGAAGCTGAGAGAAACACCAATGCCAATGCGAAGAAGACTGAGCCCAAAACTTCGTTCGAAGATATACTTATCGAGCTCGCACAGTCTGCAATGGGAACAACCTCCACCTCTGTCGACATCACAGACCTTTCAATCGTCAAAGAAGagccagaagaggaagcccGGAGCGCCAAAGAACCTGAATATCTCGAAGCTTTGAGTCCTACACGTACCCAACGACAGAAGTCTATCACCGAAGGCGAGATCACCATTGTCTCTATGGACGATCTCCTGGACAGCGTCAAACGCCGCAAGCGACGCAGTTCTGGCCAAATTCCTTCACCACTTGGCGCAAATCCTCCTAGTCCTACCGGGGCAGAAATGACAGTGGAGTACATTGAGGGTCTTGACCCGTTGCAGAGATCTTCAAGTGCGAATGCTGTGCCCACTGTATCGATCGTCGAGAGAGAAGTGGAGACGCAATCGAGTAAGGCTGTAGATGACATGCAAGTGGATATCAAGAAGGGTAAAGTGCCGAGCCTGCAAGAGAGGGCAGAGGGTTTCGTGAGAGGTTTGGTCATCAAGAAGAGGTGA
- a CDS encoding uncharacterized protein (antiSMASH:Cluster_3), which produces MEMSETLPLHAGTTPPTSTIDAGRTALQDYQHQLMILEEQNRQLRQSNMANNNFNPNTESQRRPPSNGSLFTAGPIRRPYPPAPPPASTRCTACGDTLEPKKMLHLNCRCAYCSSCLTHLFTRAMTDETLYPPSCHLLPIDFAKARPFLPHTLLRTYRHKTIELNTKNKTYCSNIAKCNAFIAPHSIHNGQAFCQKCGQATCVKCKEKEHFGPCDETKGLLAVMQMAGQRKWKACPECKRVVEKADGCNHIVCRCGTDFCYACGSIYGGCDCEEADEEDEDDYVMDEALLENLRAQMPPHRPRTPVLRDLQEDIIEDTMVAPFGWDQDEFTDR; this is translated from the exons ATGGAGATGAGCGAAACACTTCCACTTCATGCTGGCACGACACCGCCAACTTCAACCATAGACGCAGGACGGACTGCACTTCAGGACTATCAACACCAGCTGATGATACTAGAAGAGCAGAACCGCCAACTCAGACAGTCAAATATGGCCAACAACAACTTCAATCCAAACACCGAGTCCCAGCGTCGGCCACCGTCTAACGGATCACTTTTCACTGCTGGTCCAATACGCCGTCCATACccgccagcaccaccacctgcGTCGACACGATGCACCGCATGCGGAGATACCCTCGAACCCAAGAAAATGCTGCACCTCAACTGCCGCTGCGCCTACTGCAGCTCCTGCCTCACGCACCTCTTTACCCGCGCCATGACAGACGAAACTCTCTACCCTCCATCGTGCCACCTCTTGCCCATCGACTTCGCCAAAGCTCGGCCATTCCTTCCTCACACTCTCCTTCGAACCTACCGCCACAAAACCATCGAGCTCAACACGAAGAACAAAACATACTGCTCCAACATCGCGAAGTGCAACGCTTTTATCGCTCCGCATAGCATTCACAACGGGCAAGCGTTTTGCCAGAAGTGCGGACAGGCGACTTGTGTTAAATGCAAAGAGAAGGAACACTTTGGTCCTTGTGATGAGACCAAAGGACTTCTGGCTGTAATGCAGATGGCAGGgcagaggaagtggaagGCTTGTCCTGAGTGCAAGAGGGTAGTGGAGAAGGCAGATGGATGTAATCACATCGT ATGCCGCTGCGGAACGGACTTTTGCTATGCATGTGGTTCGATCTACGGGGGGTGTGACTGCGAGGAggcagatgaggaggacgaagatgacTACGTCATGGATGAGGCACTGCTCGAAAACTTACGAGCTCAGATGCCACCGCACCGACCGAGAACTCCAGTGCTCAGAGACTTGCAGGAGGATATCATCGAGGATACGATGGTGGCGCCTTTTGGTTGGGACCAGGACGAGTTCACTGATCGTTAG